TGATGAGTTTGATGATGTTTTGGGCTATGGGTTCGGTTCTGCTACTGTTGCTGCTCATTTTTTTAGATCTGAAGGTGAGGTGCTGCTGTTAGTTTATGGGCTACAGAAAGGAAAAGAGGTTAGGGCTGATGGCGACGGAGGATCTGAATCTGATGCCAAGTCTAATGTTAGAGTGTTACTTACTTCACTTCACTTGCCATAGAAACCAAGGTTAAATGTTCCTTttgtttattatgtttattgttttttttttaatttgttacaataaattttaaaagttttattttaatgtattatattttgaaaagttttattttgatatttttttctctttttttagccAACTagatatattttatgattttttaaataattaattcaaaatagtaaAACTAAATATGAAAGCAAAGCTCACAATCATAAGTGTAACATCGTATCCaaagcaaatattttttaatgtttctgATTTGTTTAGTGGATGAATGTGGTAGATCTTACTTGTTTTGTTAGTTGGTAGTGGCTGTAATGACCGTGAGGTTGTAAATGTGAACGGCAGTGATTATATTGTTTAtgttaaataaaacttttaaaaacataaataactaaaataaaatttttaaaatttaatatatgaaaataaaacaacactAAACTATAATAAACCAAAGccataaaagaaaacataaaacttcacttcactttttttttttctatttgctgCTGCCTTTTCTTCGTTCACGCATTAGTTATTCAGGTTTATTACTCGTTACGTCTGAAAATAACTGTTATCCTAGttattttagacaaaaaaagtaataaataaatgaaccaAAATAATATTGGTTTTACAAAACTAATGTTATTAAGTAGATAAAAGAGAGtagtattattattagattGAAAAACTAATGCAACATTTATTAGAGTTATCAGGAAAAATGAAACATTGATTTTGgaacaattatttttgtaacaCTTATTTTAGGaccaagaaaatatattttaccaatTTACTAACTTTTGTCGAGCTTTATCAATTActactataattaattattttgattcctGGTCCTTagagaaattatttaaaaaacttcatattgcataagttaaatatttattttatataattaagtttatggtaaataaatattttaatttaaattatatcataaataaatttcataataaataaatatttttaaatatataaattatattttaatttagaataagtatactaaattattatataattttaaccgATAGATGTTTTATAAGAAATgtgttagaaaatatatattagtgaGACTTCGCATTTTAAGTAGGGTTTTTATTTGACTAACACAATAAGAACTTGATTAAAAcataatgataatgtaaaagttttttgcactattatttaattatatattattgtataatgaatttgaagattttttaattattttaaaagtcatatttaagatgatttctaattaattaattgtgtaaattttaccctaataatatatgaaattaatcttaaactagttttataattattatttttttttaaaatatgaattttcaaTTATGAAGCTTCTTAAGAGAATATTGAATTATGAAGTTAATTTTGAGAATTTCTTATTGACATACTAATATTGGAATGGTTTGTTcagacttaaaaaaataattttaagataagcctgtttttaaaaaaatgaataagcaTATAGGATCCGTTTATCAAAATAagcaaaaactaatttttttttaagcaaaattaatttatacaaacccattaaaaaaatacttattttattaaaataaatatttttccaagaaatgaatttaaaCAAATTCACCTCTTATTAATGGGATTTGGGAATTGATTCTATGACGAACGCCGAGAATTTTGGTCTCTACCGTCTTGACTCTTTAGGTTCATAATTAGATACAATATTTCTACAATTCTACACATTTTACGTCGGACAATGTAAATTAGATTTACATGAGATTGATATCAACTTATTTGTCCTCTGTATGAAGAGGTTGCGAATACTTGTCATAGAggaattaacttttaaaatttaaaaagtcaaATGAAGTGCCAGTGACTTCATTCTAGTGGACCTTCACTATAGTCTATACACATATTTTTAGACATGAAGAAATATGGAAAACACATTTCAGCGGAAGGCATGCTCATAGTCATGATAACGGAAGTTTTTGTATATGAAGTGAGCTAACCACCGTGACAGTGCAAATGATAGCACTGCTAAGGCAACCATTGAATTTCTTTTTGCCACTGACATTGTACCATGCTTCATGACGGCAACAATCCCAATTGAAGCAACAGATATGATCTGCAGCATTACTTCAACCGCATTGAGGCTCTTATAAGCAGAATTGCAACTCTTGCAATTCACCACATGGGACCAGTACCTGTTCAAATTAGTTTGTAATCAACAATcccaaaacaaattttttcaaaaattgtttATTAGTACATATGCAAGCATGTTATTGAAACCTCGTTAGATATAGCGATGCAACGTTGAAACCCAAATTACGACATAAATTCGTTTTTGTGATTACTTGcctttgttaaattattttgaaaaacaaaatatactcaAAGGTATCAAGCTGCTTTTGTGAAACACACATGAAAGCATGGAATTCTCTCTGCTGATTATGTTGTAGTTACAGAAGTACAGAACAACTTTTTCTTTCTCCATTGGCTAAGAATTTTAGATTGATAAAATTCTTGATTATGGTGGACTTCATTAAAGATTTATGCTTGATTTAATATACAATTTGGTCCCTTAAAGCAACAAAACAACTTGTGTTGCTTTAGTCCTTGAAAGTGCCTATCTATACAAATTGATCATTGAATATGTCAACTAGTTAACAATTTTACCCTTTTAAGCTGTGAACTTAAATAATTCTATCCCACAAAAGACTAATCTGTATGGACTTTTTTCAGGGACCTAAGCAACACAAGTTGCCACTTCCAAGGACCAAAACGTATACTAACTCTTCCCTGAATTAAAGGAAATGGCCAATCTATTTATAACTAAATTGAAACTTCCATGTTCAAGAGCAATCTTAAATGAGTACCTGTCCAAAAGCTGTTCTCTCGGAGGTGTTGGAGGAAGAGCTCCACTATATTTTCCTCTCCAATCAACCTGACCACCTGCATACTTCCTTAGCCACGTTCTATAACCAATAACAAGGGCGTCTGACTTTGTTGGCACAAAACAGGCTTTGTGCCAATTGTTTGGACCAATATCCTTTAGTTTATGTTCCTATCAGAAGAATTTAACAACCAAATATgaggaatcaaattaaattgttttccaGGGACATATTACTTTTCTATGGAGACATTAAAactgaagaaaataaaacagaccagacaagaagaaagaaaggtACCAAATTTTAGTTACATGTAGAACATAATACCAGTGCtgaaacataaattattaagattttGCATCATTGTTAAGTAATATTATTCACCTTTCTAAGAGATATTCTGTCATAAAATCTGAAGCACATGTGGAATCATATAGCCGCAGATTATATTAAGAGTTATTTTGTAGCCATTATTGGGACAAAATCCCCCAACAATTCGACCAACAGAAAATTAATTTAGGTAGGAAATATGAATGCGCAGTTGACAGTTTACATGTAACCTGAAAACTCTATCCGTTCACCCAAGGCTAAGAAAAATTCGTTTGAGACTATTCAAGTTAGAAGAATATAAATTTTCAGCAAGCCTAATCTGTAATACTGACTGAAACTCGGGTAACCAATCTATCATAATTTAagagattaatataaaaaattaattaaaaaatttaacctcTACACAAATGCAAGGAAAAGTTAACCTGGCAACTACTATGTATAAAATTTTCACTGCAAATGGCCTTATAAGTTAATCGGGACAAAGACAAGCTGAATAATCTAATCCATTGAAAAAAATTCCACAGTTATcgaattttatattgttatgatGTAATAATAGCAACATAAAACCAGTtaaggtggtttgggcatgtacaAAGAAGGTCATCAAAGGTGCTAGttagaagagtaaattatatgatttttagcCTAGCGAAAAGAAGAAGAGGGAAACCAAAAAGGACGTTGGAGGAAATCAGCAAAGGAGATCTAAGGCTTAATAATAGTTTTGaaactttgattttaattctGCCAAATGACATTGTGTGATCTTTGTAATTGacctcacctagtgggatagggttttgtttttgttgtaaaCTTGTAGTAGTAACAACTAATATCattcatttattgttttttattagcaaaaaaGAGATATAAACCATAAGATTAAAGTAGGACAAATGAAATGGAAGAGTACCCTGAGttatttgtgataaaaaaaagtaccaCTCAAACAAAATTTTACTACACAACTATAAAACTTATGATGTTTTATATGGAACAAAATGTTGGGTGGTAAAAAACCAACAAGAGAATAAACTCAATGTAGCAGAAATGAGAGTGTTGAGTTGGATGAGATGAAATACTAGATAAGATAGAATTATAATAGTATTGGGGGGAAACTTGGGGTAGCCCCTATTGTAGAAAAGATCATACAATCTTGTCTTAGGTAGCTTGGTCATGTATGAGAAAACCTATAGAAGCCCAATAAGGAGAGTATATCAGATGGGTAGTTAGAGGTAGAGGAAGCCAAATAAAAGCTATTAGCAAATCAATTAAGAAGGATTTAGAAGTGAATAGTTGGTTTGTTTGTGTATAAATATCTACAACAACACTATCATCGTTTAATTCATGTAGCTATTACCACCTAGTGGAAAAAATTGTTGCTCCTCCTCTTTATGATAGCTTTATTCAGGAGAAAAAGTAGAGTGATGGAACCAATTAGTCGATAGGATAAATAGTTATAAATAATAACAGGCGTTACCTCAACATGGAGGAGATATAAATCTGAATCCAGAATCAGGTTTTGTCCCACATGAAATATCCATCGTGGTACAATTTTGTCCATCCACAATCCAAAGTTTCTTGGGAAGCACCATATCAATCTGCTTTTACCAGGACTAACCGGAACGCAAACAAAGATTAAACACATTTTCTTCTTAGCTGATGATTTCTGCATTAAGTTTAACACACATTATGCAATACCCTTAGAAATACTGCCTGCAAATTGTTTCTGATCTAAAAATAGCATCTACTCAAATATGTTACCTTAGTTTCACCAGATGAGGCAGGTTGATCTGGAGTATATGCATAAAAAATGCATGGTGGCATAAATTTGCTTTTGCCCCAAGCCTGATTTGCTGAAAAGCCATTGATATCTAACTTTTCAATAGACATGTCAAGTGGCCTGCCCCCTTCTCTATCAGCTTTCACTGTTATTAAGCTCTACATATGTAAGTGTCATATATAAgtaaatagaaatttaattaagttaaaaaagatATACCTTATATGCCTACCTTTTGGTTGCGGAGTACGCATTAGTCCATAGTGTGCATATGGAACATGTGCAGGATCCATAAGATTTTCTATCAGTACTTCATACCTAAAATTACATATTCATTTTGTTAGAAAGATCAAAGATACACAAAGTGGGGAATGTGGTTTTCACCCCCTAGGATGCAAATTCTATGCATAACGTAATGCTTGTGCTTTCATCTTCCAGAATCAGCTAAATAATTAGACCAATTACcaatcacaaaaaaagaaagaaaaaaataataattcaggAGCTTCTGGTAAAAGAAAGTGAGCCACATACAGATGTGTAGTTCTACAACACAGGAAAGATCATAATAGTCTAAAATTCATACCCATAAGGAATGTCTCTGTTTCCCATTGATTTAGTATACGATGGATCATCTATTTCTGGTATGAATGGGGGTCTTTTTCTTGTAATAATATCTTTGTATTGAGGATCAGTATTTGGCCAGAACCACAAGATATCATTCTGCACAGTACTTGGGTAAGCAGCTACACATGCTTTTTTGGACGTATGTacctacacatttttttcagcAAATTTTAATGAGCATCAGATTGTCCCATTGTATGATGAAACTTGGaagcatttaaaatttttgaaaagaaaaatggttAGGAAACTCCAACTTTGGGTCATATGTGACTTACCTCCTGAGTTTCATAAGGGTCACAAAACCTGCTCATTATTTACTAAATGTGCAAAACACCCCATTCAACAAAGTACCAACACACATTCATCTGGCTAATGGATAAAGtgtaaaaaaactcaaattttgAGTTGGGTATGATTTACCTGAGTTTCTAAaagggtaaaaaaaattcaggtgtAGGAGTCATGTACTGACTTACCCAATTGGACCTTACAAAGCACAAAACTAAACCATGTACTATAACTGACTATGTACTGAGTTGGATTTGCTTTTTTGAAACATTAGAAGTTTTGTGTTGTATCATTTGCTTAACTTTTGTATTCTGTAAGTTGTCTATGTAATATTAACTGAGTATGAATGTTGTACGTTGACTTTCATAAGTACGAGTCAACTTCTGGTCATGGTAAGTGGATAAGTCGACTTATGTAAGACTAGATTGTCACACATCAAGTAAAGAATAGATGGAAACTCTTAAACTTGAGGGGTGTAACTCATACCTTTTCCATTAAGAGAGACATGAAAAACAAATTACGAATCTACAACATAACTTCGCATCAACAAAAAAGACGAGGAAGAGATGGCCATGAGTGACATGCATAGGGGTCAAGAGTAGTTTGAAGCATTGGTGAGATCTAGAACCAATGAACTTAGAGAGAAAGTACGCCACCAGCCACTCACAAGCCACTACTTATGTTCCACGCATCAACATAATATGATCTCACCTTCAATATTGCAGGTTTCAGAACATGAAATCATGATGACAAGCTAAAATTAATGGCCAGGAAATGAGTAAATGGTACATGCAAATCATAATCCATTGATTGAAAAAACGGCTGAAAAGTATGCATTTTCATATGCGTTCTGGCTACTTACTACACAGGAAATgaaacatacaaaaaaaaatagtgaatttGGGAGCCATATTACAACAACATGCATTAACTACAAATTATGACCAAGAGTAATTACCGGAGGGCCATCAGGGAGTGCCTGAGGAATGAGCTGGCATTCTCCTTTGCCATTGAAACACCAACCATGGTACACACACTGCAACCTGCCCCATTGATCAATCCTTCCATCAGACAAGGGTGCTAATCTATGAGGACAAGCATCATCATGAACCTGCCAAGCACCCTCATTCCTATCCCACCACACAACCACATCAATTCCCAACACCCTCTTCCCATGTGGCTTCCTCTTGTCAAGGTCACAAATTGGCATCAAAGGGTACCACTGAGAGTACCAGTCAAATTTCTCTGCATGACTTTCAAATTCTGGCTCAGCCTCAGGTTGGTTACTGGATTCTGTCAATGGAGGGGGTGACAAGGCAGTTAAAAGCTTGGATTTTGAACTGCCCCtgagaaaaaccaatgaaacTGGTGAAGCCACTTGGTTGCTCAAGAATATGGATTTCCTAAAGGAGTTTGATGTTTCATGTGCTGTTGGGATGTGAAGTGTGCCAACAGAAAAAGCACACACAGCTTCCATGTTCCTTTCTGCAAACCAAAAGGAACAAGTGTACAACAAGAGAGGAGAGTGGCAACACACAATGAACACCCCAAAGCTATATGCTTCAACTCAAAACTAGCCTCACATTTTATGTTCATTTTTATGTGATGCTCAAATTTAAGGGGAAGTCCATGTGTTTCCTGTTGTCACCATCAACCTAGTGATTTTAGCTTTGTGATAAGGACCTTATCGCTTTGTGGCATGTAATGAAAGGATCACAAAGCCACGTGGATGATTAGGAGCTTTGAGCTATGAATGGACAAGAACAAACGAAGGACTGTAATCAAATCACCTATatggtaaaaactaaaaacacttACAAAATTAACTGTAGAATTCTGATACTATTCTTTTCAAATTGACTAGTACTTGCCATTTAGGCCCGTGGAAAAAGTTTAACCAACCAATTTGTTCTttcgaattttattttattttctcatattatttttttattttaaaaatatagacacAAGAAACCGGGCTGGGATGCTAGTTCCAGTTCCAGTTCCATTACAGCCCATTCCAAATTGCTCCACCCTCTTATTTTGGGACTTTGATCCTCCTCAATCAATTcacagtaaaaaaagaaaaaaaaaagaacattaaaataaaacatgagaTTCTGTAGCTTCCATGATCCTATGATGACCCCGGGTGAGTGTTGATGAGAAAACAAAGGATAGAGGGAGATCTGTTTCAGTTTGAAACTTCAACATCTCTTCGTCACAGTCTTAGTTCTTTCTGGTTTatctcttctgttgttgttagAACGAACCCAACACAACATTACACATTTCACACAGATCTGGTCCATTTTTTGTCACTGTCAACAGAACTATCCCTTCTTTCACCACCGCCAGGTACTAATTTCTTCTCGTTTTCCTCTATTACTTCATTCACAATTTACACCTGATAGTGATGCCCCAACTCGTTGCTCCTCTTCCCATTATTTTTGTGGTTGTATGCATCTGCGCTCTCCTCACCGACACTATACTATTCTTAATATTCATTTGGGTCTCGCCCTATTATTTTTCTCCCTTTCTAtccctctttttttctctcaaagttttggtttttaaatttgttcTGGTTGAATATTTTCAAGGAACTTATGGGGTAATTAGTTGCTGTTGGatcagttttttcttcttcttcttcttttcgtTCTCTTTATCAGTTTAGCTGTTGATAACTGTGTGTGCATCTTTTCTGATTTTTAGTCTCATGGGTTATGCCAAAatgtcatctttttttttttttttgttatgcaaTGGCAGTGATGATAACTTGAAGAAAGAATCAGACATGGAGGGTGATCTTCAAAGGTCTCTATCTTTGCGCCTAAATCGTAGAGGAGATCGAAGTAATCAAAATCCTGCTAAAGGTGAGGAAGGATTGTTATACACTGTTTTGGTTCTTTTATCTGTTGAGAaatctctctttcttcttgtttctttACTAGATTAACAACAGTGAAGGAAATAGTTACTTTGGCCTTGGCAAATAAAATCTGTTTGTTAGTGATGCAGATTTTGAGGTGGGTTTCTTTTCTTCGGGGAGGGTACCTCAAGATTACCCCATGAAGATCGTTTGGAAGAAAGGGTTTGTTCGGTTGGTTCTTGTAGCAGGGATCTTGTGGATGTtattaattcttcttgcattgtTGTTCCATATATGGTCTTGTCAAACTTCCGTCTCCTTTTTATCAGGTTAgtaaagtttttaataaatttggttACTTTTTTGAAATCTTCTCAAGTTTATCTCTTGTTGATTACTActaattaattgtaataagtAATAACATAGACACTTCATCTAACTGTCTATTCTCAATGTGATATTTTGAGAATTGGGTTGAAGGGAATAAATCACGTCGCTTTATATTTTAACTTGATCTTTGTAGCTGCCTGTGCCCGTTGATTTTAGTTGTTCCTGGTACTAGAAAACCAACATGTACAGGAAGTTTTTTGCAATTCATAGATGATGGCTTTTTAAAAGAACAGTTTGGAAATTCATTTTTCCCTATAGATAAGGCTAAGTCTTATGTCTCTTTCATTCCTATAAGTTCAACTCGTAGCTTAATTCTTTAGCAGTATTTACTGTGGAATTAGAAGGTTAGCAACTCTATTTTCTAGTTGAAAATAAGAATAGTATAATATTTCTAGGTATAGAGGGAAAGCCAAAAGTTGCACCTTGGTGACCGGTTGGTCATGGGTTTGAATCCGAAAACAGACTTTTTGCATATGCGAGGGTAAGAATAGTCCTCTCCCATACTTTTGCATAGGAGCCTTCTGGTATGGGGGTATGTTAGTATAATATATCTTAGTAcagaaaattgaatttaatgtgatgttttcttgttaatttttgtctctctttgatggtattTGTAAGGGGAACTAGGACTGCACTTGCCttatattttatctatatttattaGTTGAAACTAACTTTGTAAATACAAATATCTACAATCTGATTGGTGAATTTAGAAGCAAATTTGCTATGAGTAGAAATGTAGGATGAGAACTTGATGGGAGGTTCTGTTAGGTTATTAAAAGACATACTTCAAGGAATGCTTGTTCATTATAAacattttgtcttttattttattctttccaCCAAAATTGTCAACATTTCTGAAAATATAGCAATTTTCTGCTTGACCTGCAGCTATGTGTAACAAAGATAGCAAGGTTTACAACATGTTAGGCAATATGGGACTGGTATCAAAACCTCACAGTAAGATTTTGGTGGTTTTGCTTCcatccctttttttttaacttcaccAAATGATAACTGTGTGTTTGATATTGGTGCTGCCTATGTTTGTTAGGATGTCCAATTCCTCTTTCCAATGACCCTGATAAAATAGTTATCCCAACTAGAAGAACTCCCAACGAAATTCTAAAAAATCTGTCGTATGTTATGGAAGATGAGGTTCCACATAGTGAAGCTCAGTCATCTCCTCTATTTGGAGGCCATCCAAGTTGGAAACAAAGGGAGGAAAGTTTCaaactaaaatcaaatatgAAGGTAAATTAGTTAGCATGATTTGCTCAAGTTCATTTTAATCGCAATTGTTTCACAATTTTGCAACATTGCATCGTAGTTGCCACAATCAACAAGTCATTTTTCCCCATGTGCTCTGCCCATTAGGTGCATTGTGGATTCATTCAAGGTGGTGGTGCTGAAATGAATCGTGTAGACATCAAATATGTCAAGAAATGCAAATTTGTTGTTGCATCTGGCATTTTTGATGGCTATGATTTACCTCATCAACCATCAAATATAAGCCTTCGCTCAAAGGagcttttttgctttcttatgGTGGTGGATGAGGTATCTCTGAAATTCATGAGGGAAAATGGTACTGTCAAAGAAGACGGAGCTGGTGGAAAATGGGTGGGAATATGGCGACTTGTTCTTCTTAAGCATCCTCCTTATGATGAACCAAGAAGGAATGGGAAAGTTCCCAAAATTTTAACCCACAGGTTGTTCCCTCAAGCACAGTATAGTATTTGGATTGATGGTAAAATGGAGCTGATAGTAGATCCATTGCTAATCCTTGAGAGGTACTTATATCTGTTTAAATGTTTTATGcctaatttttatgataacatCAACActttaagtcttttttttttctggatagaTATTAAACTGCCATCCTTTTCTTACTTGAGAGAGCTTAGAAGGATAGGGGGGAAAGGcatttgataattttgaatttgatacatTTCATGTGCTGATCAGTCACTTACACTAAAAAC
This genomic interval from Glycine max cultivar Williams 82 chromosome 5, Glycine_max_v4.0, whole genome shotgun sequence contains the following:
- the LOC100785473 gene encoding probable hexosyltransferase MUCI70 isoform X2; the protein is MEGDLQRSLSLRLNRRGDRSNQNPAKDFEVGFFSSGRVPQDYPMKIVWKKGFVRLVLVAGILWMLLILLALLFHIWSCQTSVSFLSAMCNKDSKVYNMLGNMGLVSKPHRCPIPLSNDPDKIVIPTRRTPNEILKNLSYVMEDEVPHSEAQSSPLFGGHPSWKQREESFKLKSNMKVHCGFIQGGGAEMNRVDIKYVKKCKFVVASGIFDGYDLPHQPSNISLRSKELFCFLMVVDEVSLKFMRENGTVKEDGAGGKWVGIWRLVLLKHPPYDEPRRNGKVPKILTHRLFPQAQYSIWIDGKMELIVDPLLILERYLWRGRHTFAIAQHKHHRSIYEEADSNKRRKRYARPLIDLHIKIYYYEGMKPWSSNKKTNSDVPEGAIIIREHTAINNLFSCLWFNEVHLFTPRDQLSFGYVAYRLGDAFKFFMFPNCEYNSLFVLHPHTREHSSPIEWVKQLDELKKGNLRESRGGLGLFTPYPGDLDSVVLPNVTRTSKAG
- the LOC100785473 gene encoding probable hexosyltransferase MUCI70 isoform X3, encoding MKIVWKKGFVRLVLVAGILWMLLILLALLFHIWSCQTSVSFLSAMCNKDSKVYNMLGNMGLVSKPHRCPIPLSNDPDKIVIPTRRTPNEILKNLSYVMEDEVPHSEAQSSPLFGGHPSWKQREESFKLKSNMKVHCGFIQGGGAEMNRVDIKYVKKCKFVVASGIFDGYDLPHQPSNISLRSKELFCFLMVVDEVSLKFMRENGTVKEDGAGGKWVGIWRLVLLKHPPYDEPRRNGKVPKILTHRLFPQAQYSIWIDGKMELIVDPLLILERYLWRGRHTFAIAQHKHHRSIYEEADSNKRRKRYARPLIDLHIKIYYYEGMKPWSSNKKTNSDVPEGAIIIREHTAINNLFSCLWFNEVHLFTPRDQLSFGYVAYRLGDAFKFFMFPNCEYNSLFVLHPHTREHSSPIEWVKQLDELKKGNLRESRGGLGLFTPYPGDLDSVVLPNVTRTSKAG
- the LOC100785473 gene encoding probable hexosyltransferase MUCI70 isoform X1 produces the protein MGDDNLKKESDMEGDLQRSLSLRLNRRGDRSNQNPAKDFEVGFFSSGRVPQDYPMKIVWKKGFVRLVLVAGILWMLLILLALLFHIWSCQTSVSFLSAMCNKDSKVYNMLGNMGLVSKPHRCPIPLSNDPDKIVIPTRRTPNEILKNLSYVMEDEVPHSEAQSSPLFGGHPSWKQREESFKLKSNMKVHCGFIQGGGAEMNRVDIKYVKKCKFVVASGIFDGYDLPHQPSNISLRSKELFCFLMVVDEVSLKFMRENGTVKEDGAGGKWVGIWRLVLLKHPPYDEPRRNGKVPKILTHRLFPQAQYSIWIDGKMELIVDPLLILERYLWRGRHTFAIAQHKHHRSIYEEADSNKRRKRYARPLIDLHIKIYYYEGMKPWSSNKKTNSDVPEGAIIIREHTAINNLFSCLWFNEVHLFTPRDQLSFGYVAYRLGDAFKFFMFPNCEYNSLFVLHPHTREHSSPIEWVKQLDELKKGNLRESRGGLGLFTPYPGDLDSVVLPNVTRTSKAG
- the LOC100784940 gene encoding protochlorophyllide-dependent translocon component 52, chloroplastic — encoded protein: MEAVCAFSVGTLHIPTAHETSNSFRKSIFLSNQVASPVSLVFLRGSSKSKLLTALSPPPLTESSNQPEAEPEFESHAEKFDWYSQWYPLMPICDLDKRKPHGKRVLGIDVVVWWDRNEGAWQVHDDACPHRLAPLSDGRIDQWGRLQCVYHGWCFNGKGECQLIPQALPDGPPVHTSKKACVAAYPSTVQNDILWFWPNTDPQYKDIITRKRPPFIPEIDDPSYTKSMGNRDIPYGYEVLIENLMDPAHVPYAHYGLMRTPQPKVKADREGGRPLDMSIEKLDINGFSANQAWGKSKFMPPCIFYAYTPDQPASSGETKKSSAKKKMCLIFVCVPVSPGKSRLIWCFPRNFGLWMDKIVPRWIFHVGQNLILDSDLYLLHVEEHKLKDIGPNNWHKACFVPTKSDALVIGYRTWLRKYAGGQVDWRGKYSGALPPTPPREQLLDRYWSHVVNCKSCNSAYKSLNAVEVMLQIISVASIGIVAVMKHGTMSVAKRNSMVALAVLSFALSRWLAHFIYKNFRYHDYEHAFR